In Quercus lobata isolate SW786 chromosome 12, ValleyOak3.0 Primary Assembly, whole genome shotgun sequence, a genomic segment contains:
- the LOC115970290 gene encoding serine/threonine-protein phosphatase 7 long form homolog has product MSITLQDIEVMLGILVNGLPVIGKTDMKWGEVCRDLLGHEPPPMIPNSNRSIFAGVRIRYKWLDARFAAPLAVDTDDEVVQQHANYHLFVWMGALLFLDKSADRVSLLPLQFLNPINNARQYSWGSAVLAWLYRHLCSASKKDAMQIGGALLLV; this is encoded by the coding sequence ATGAGTATCACCTTGCAAGATATAGAGGTGATGCTGGGGATTCTGGTAAATGGGTTGCCTGTCATTGGGAAGACAGACATGAAATGGGGTGAGGTGTGCCGAGATTTGTTGGGCCATGAACCTCCGCCCATGATACCGAACTCAAATAGGTCTATCTTTGCTGGGGTGAGGATAAGATACAAGTGGCTTGATGCACGGTTTGCTGCTCCCCTAGCTGTGGACACCGATGATGAAGTAGTGCAGCAACATGCCAACTACCACCTATTTGTTTGGATGGGGGCCCTGTTGTTCTTGGACAAGTCGGCGGACCGGGTCTCACTCTTGCCTCTACAGTTCCTTAACCCAATCAACAATGCGAGACAGTATAGTTGGGGTAGTGCAGTATTGGCTTGGCTCTATAGGCACCTTTGTAGTGCATCGAAGAAGGATGCGATGCAAATTGGAGGAGCACTATTGTTGGTGTAG